CTTTGTGCTTTGGTACCTGTTTAATGACAGCATAGTGCTTGACAAATGTTCatctgagaaacagaaatggaaCTGATAGCATGCAGAAGGGGTCAAGCTTGTGGGGTGACCTCACTTTATAATAACCCACTTTCTTGAGAACTCATCCCACAAGAACCCACACTAATTCCTTCTGAGGACAGTGACTTCATCACCTTGGACAATGCCTTACCTCTGAAAGATCCCACCATCTCAGCACTGCTGATTTGGGGACCAAGCCCCCAGTACACAAACCTGTGAGGGCCAAACCACAGCCAAATATAGCAATCTCTAAGTCAGAACTTTACATTTCGAGTACTacttcttttaagatatttttataaggaaaaaaaaagtgtccttgctaatttataattttttaaaaaggcctgtGTTCAGATccttaaaaaagatattttaaggaGAGTAATGCTATAGGTGACTATTCTACCTAGATTATGTTGTCCGATCTTAAGATCATTGATCTTTCTCAAAAAGTGCCATGCCCAATTTGAACTTGCTGTGAAATGTAATTTGGGTAGTGAAATTTATTAGGCTTTCTGTGGCTTTAGGCATTTCCTAATGGAACCTACTTGAAGTATATTGCCACCCTCAAcgattattttcatgtttaaattagAATCTCTGTGACCTCTAATGAAACAACCAGGAGAGCTCTTTGGACTTGAATGCATGTATTGaggattttattgtcttttttcagTAACTCTTTCAATAGCTAAACTGAGAATTTGGCTTAAGAGAGAAGTTGCCATGTTAGAAATCAGAGTTGCtcaactataaaacttttaatgtattttttaaagataccatgtttaacatccatgaaaacatcattgaaaattttcattcttcattcattcaacaaatactttaaaCACCAGGCACCACTTTTGGTTGTTCAgtagaaacaaaaatacacaccCCCTTGAGGCTTTCATTGTGGTGATAATGCAATAGTGAGTAGAAATTGAAAGTTCATTGTTAATAGAATTCTGCAGAGGTGTTCCTCTCTCCaacttgtcatttttaaaattaacagttGTGAGCCACAGGCCAATACTGAGCACTTGCAATGTGGCTAGTCCAAACTGAGATGTGTATTGACTGTAAAATGCACACTAGATTTCAAAgaatttgtacaaaaaaaaatgtaaagtatcTAAGTCATAACTTTATTAATTATgtgttaaaattaataaaactaatttctgtccttctttccttccttccttccttccttccttctttccttcgtatcagggattgaaccactgagccacatccccaggcctttatatttaaaaaaacttttttttttttctaaattgctgaggttggctttgaacttgcaattgttgtgcctcagcctcctgagttgctgggataacagacatGTACCACATGCcagcttatttatattttttgtaatgTGGCTTGTAGAAATTTTTAAGTTACATGTGTGGTTTGTGTTTATGACTTATGTTTATTTTTGGCTGCTCCACTCTAAAGATTAAGcttattttccataaaatgtaaatataatttcataGGTCAAAGTTAAGAAATGTTACCTGATCACAAagagaagaccaaaaaaaaaaaaaaaagaaagaaaatgtgtgttgCTAACCCTAGAATCCTGTTACTAAAACTTGAAAATGTGTGAGTTGAACCTAACAGAACCAACTCTTTGTAACCAtctgatcttttttatttttattttttccatgcctCTTCTGTCTGAACCTTGATGATTCCTCACAAAATAGTACGGTAAGAAAATCGTTTCTCTCCATTCCAGGCTGTGGCAGACTTTCTGCATTAACAGAGATACGGACAACAGACACAGTGTCCTTCACTTGAGGTGGCCACCTGGCCACCCTGTTAGACAGTGcgctgtgtgtgtggtgtttccCCAGACCTGGCAGCTGAGGgaagtggggaggaggtggggaagaatagagaaaaggggagaaggaaagaggagagagggaaggagcagCAGCTTGTGGTGGTTCTTCTGCAGCAGGAAGGTGTCCAGGGCTAGATTTCAAAACAGAGGCAGATCATGGTGCTGCGTGTTTCTGTTTGAAACAAGCCACAATAAAGAATCATAATGGAGTAAAACTATTTTCCCATTTAGTCCAAAATgtgttaattttctcttttcaaatattaatcaTGAAATTCCTTATTGTTCTAGAAATTGATGAATTTCTGGCAGCATGTATTAATATGTATCtccaaaaaaggaagagaaaagtggAGTTTTGTTCTATGTAGAAACTCTCTAAGGCTAGGTATTTTTACTAAATTAGTGTTAAAGTGATTTTTAccttttatgctatttttaagggATATATTTGAAGTGTAACTCATGCTTATGACGCAGTCATAAATGTATATGTAGTTCTTGGCATGCCAAACTGTCTCATGTAATCTAACACTGATCACGCTTCAACTTTTAATATGACCAGTTAGCCAGAAGACCTCCAGGACTACTTATAGTTTCACATCTATTGTCTGCTACTACTGTGCAAGAAGGCACCTTTATACCTGGTGGTAGAGATAAGCCCTAGACTCCTCAGGTTCCATCATAGCCCTCGGAGTCTGTGCATGACAGAGATAAGACTGCCATACAGGTGGGGGCGGTGAAAAGAGGTTGAATGGAAAAGTGATGAAAGTAGACCAAGTGGAGAAAGTCCTAgtcaaaaaggaggaaaaggaaagtcactatggaatgaaaatgaaatgacacCCAGTAAAGGACAGGTAGAAGAGAAGTTAGTAGGTAAGGGAAAAGTGAGCACTTCTCACAGAGgtaggggaagggaaaggaaatgtCTCTCAGTGGAATACAAGAGAGTAAAGCATAAGCAGTGAGTATCTTATTCAGATATTATCCAGTTTGAATATAAGAAGACTAATTAGCTATTCCAGAATTTCAGAAATTCTGTAACCAACCATTCCAATTAGAGATGATAACTTGTGCGTTAGACCCTGAATCTTTACCGTCCTGGCTGAATAGGAACTTTGACATGATTCTTTTAAGCATGAGCCTCATGATTTACATTTCAGCAtgttaaataaacttcaaaatatttttatatcacacAAAATGTAATTGTCATTATTCTTGTATTTCTCTTGGTTTCTTCTCAGAGAATTTTCGGATTTTAATGATGCTCAATTTATTCCACCTCTGTATTTGTGTATGATAGGCAAAAATTCAGCAAGGAACTCTTTCACTGTTTAATGTTCTGATAATTAACTAAAAGGGGCACTTGACCAACAAAGTGTGGATCCTTTCAGATTTTAAGATACTATTGTTAAATTCTATATAAAACAGTTCCAGTTTAATGGAGAAAAGCCactgacctttttaaaaaaattttagccTCAGAAATTAAATTGGGCATGGTTGCTATTAACCATGGACAACTTAATTTTGGTAACCTTCAATGGCAGTAATTgtaggatgaaataaaaactgttggtctgtttctttaagtttttgctactatttcaaaagtattttccaGTCATAATTTCTTAGGGCCTGGGGGAAGATCTCTGATCTTAGAATAGCTCATATGAGCTAAAAAACAATTTCTtcccttattaatttttttcttcagaaaaagtACCTTTTAGGGTTTTTAAGAGTTAATATCTgaattaaaacttgaaaaaaagtaattttaatagatttaaacaattagggagaatagTTCTAGCAAGGTTTAAATTATAACCAGAGTGAACCATGTAAAGAGTTggtctcatttttaaattctttaaatgaatGGAACAATGAGATTATTGAGTTGGAATCTGAAAATTGGTAGGGATCTTAGTAAACAATCTAATTCTTTCTCGAGTTGGGCTCCTTTGTGAGAACTGCCTACTCATATGAAAGCCCTTGAACAATCACACAATGATAAACACCCATGAATTAACCCAGTGAACCTGCAGCATGTAAAGGTGAAGATTGAGGAAGATTGCACCTGTTCATGGCTCTACCTTAactcttccctctcttcttctctcatgTTTTGTAGCACTTCTGGGGCCCAGTAGCCAACTGGGGTCTCCCCATTGCTGCCATCAATGACATGAAGAAGTCTCCAGAGATCATCAGTGGACGAATGACATTTGGTAAGAACACAGACTGTCATGATTCAGAGGACTTCACACATAGCAGAGCTGTTGCTCACATTTCACATTTGTAGCATCAGATGTTACAATCATTAGTAGAACGTGACATAAAGAATATGGTGACATTGAAGAGTGTCATCTTTTTCTCTATGATGAAGAAATAGAATTACTTTGAAGTACTTAAAACCAAGATTTCTTCATTTCTACTAGGGATTGGGTTGGGGGCCTGCATAAACTGCAGGCTTTAGCAGCTAAGAAAGCCCATTTTAAGTGTTGCAGCTAATTAAAGTAGGGGATGCCTGCCAATGTCAGTTCTGAGGGTCACAGTTGACAAAGCCGTACTCTTTTCCATTATTATCAAGCGATGTGTTAGAGTTCTTAATTGTGGACTATGCTCTCCAGCATTGCAATAGACCCAAGCAGTTCACTACCAATTTCTTCTGGGTTTTTGTCTCACAAATCCTAAGAAAGAAGTTCACAGAGAATGGAAGGCAAGAGTGAAAGCATGAGAGGGGACCCTATAGCAGGTTGCCTCTTGAGTGTGCTAGTCTAAGGGTTTACAAAGCTCTTGGATCAATGCTATTTGTCCAAATTTCTGCTAAACAGGTTTTAGAAAAGTACCAACACTATTGGTTAACTCTTGAGCCCAAACATTTCTGCAGTCGTCATTCTGGTCTGTCcccacttaattttctttttagttaccaGCCTGTGCTGGGCCACAGCATGTTGACATGTCAACACGTCCACAGACCAAAGTGCCCTGGCTTGCCTTGGCCTTGCTCACCACACTTCAGGCTCACACGGCCCCAGCTTATGCTCACTGCCTGCACTCCAGCCCTCCTAGGCCACTGCTCCAGGACAAGGGCTTGGCCTCAATACTTAAGAAATATTAACATTCACCTTTAAGATTTAGTATACCGAGCTGAAAAATATGCCATCTTAATCATGCTGATAGTCAactaacagaattttttttaatatttctttttaatttttaggtggacacaatatctttatttctatgtggtgctgaggatcaaacccagtgcctcatgcatgcaaggcaagcactctaccactgagccacaaccccagcccccacagccaATAGATTTATGTTGTAAACTTGATTTGGAAGAGTGTCATCAAGTTTACTTGAAACCCTGATGTTTGAATATAAAACTATTGTTAAAAGCATAAACAGTAGTTCTCTCAAATGATGGGTTATAAACAGTTCTAAGAGGCAGAAATGTGTCAAgaatttgtttccatttattcttGCTAACATATATGTTCCTAAAATGTTTAAGTGATAACAAAAATGCCTCCACAGTACAGTGAAATATTTCATGAGCTTTCTACTAGAGGCAGTACCTTTTATAGTACCTTTTATGATCTGCCATGGGTTTTAGCAGAAGAGTGTCCTTTTTTGGCTAATGCTGTGGACCCATTGGTCTCTGGTCCCTTCAGCCCTAAGCTATCTAGATGGTAAGTTATTGATGTTTTTTGCTTTGGTGTTTCTGCAGCCCTCTGTTGCTATTCTTTGACATTCATGAGATTTGCCTACAAGGTGCAGCCTCGAAACTGGCTTCTCTTTGCATGCCATGCAACAAACGAAGTAGCCCAGCTCATTCAGGGAGGACGGCTTATCAGATATGAGTAAGCAGATTTGAATTACTTTGCTTGGAGAAATTGGGGAGAAAGAAACCAAGACCTTGTGCTAGTGGCAGTGGGGAGCTGGGATGCTAGGTGGAAAAACCTGACTTATTTAACATGAAAATAGGATATTTCAGTTTTTGTAAAATCTTAAGTTAAAATAAGCATATGGAAAGCTGTCTTCTAAAGTCACTTGGAGCAGGGTTTTCtcattgaatttttctttgtgattatttCCAGGATGACTAAAAAGGCATCTGCATAGAAGTGGAAGGAACAAGCTCTTGAAAGGACAGCACCCCAGCTACTTCTGCAGAGTCACAGATTCCATCAGCATGAAtaggaggaaatgtggaatgCTATTTTTACTAACTGTACCATTTTTATAGATATAGCTGGGAGTCCCTAAACAAACTCTCTGCTGCCTTACAagtactgaatattttttcttcatagagTAGCTCAAAATATGCAATTAACTTAATAATTTCCAATGATGGTTTTATCTGTATTCATACACATATTATCTGTTGGGATTTGCTTAATGAAAAACTGAACAGCAAAATTTTATAATACTCACATTTAAATACTCAGACTTCTTGACTTTAATGACTGCAAGATATCCAACAACTTAACACATACCTAAAATCTGAtcttcagtgtttgaaaaactaTCTGTGTATTTCCATGCAGTATGTACATTGAAATGCTGTAACTTAAATGGcaataaatgatttaaatatttgttatatgaaCATGCCTAAATATCTTGCTTTATTTGCTAGGGAACTGCAGAACAATATGAAAGACATTATAGGTGAAAACTATAATTCCTTGAAAATTATTAGGATTTCCTGAGGAAGTGAAGAGTCAGAAGGCCAATTTCTTAGGAAAGTGCTACAGTCCCAGCTGTTCAGAATGTATATGCCCCTGCGTCACTGTTCCTGTTTCTCTGGGCCTCACACAGTGTGAAGCAGGTAGGACCTTTTATAGAGGAAGTATCATGGTCATGGTGCAGAATTTGTGAAACACCTGGTATTTAGCAGGACCAGGTCACCTCACCTCCCTGCCTGCCACACTGATCTGGGGCCATGGCAGGATGGACTCAACTAGGTACAGTGCCAAACAGGCTCCCTTGGGCTCATTCTTCCACAGTTCCCTAAAGTGGAGTAGAGTTTTGTTCAAGGAATCAACACTAGGATCCATAGGTTGTTTCATTAGGTTTAGCCACTCCaactgctttatttatatcataaCCACTGAAACCACCTCAGGCCTCCTTCTCTCAGGGTTTGTGGTTTTGAGTTTTTGTCTTCCTTTCGAAGATCCCATCCTGTCAGTCTCGAACTGAGGAAGAAGCAAGAAGATATTCCATACCTCCATCAGAAGATTTGCCAGCCCACCAAGTGGCGGCAGTGGAAGTAAGCCCATCTAAGCACAGGAGCTGCCAGGACCAGGAACAGATACTGCGGAGGAGTCCCCGAGAGAAAAACAAGCTCAGGTAAGCAAGAACATAAGGAGATGAGGTCTGCCCAGTACTTTCTGCTAGCCAGAGCTTTGTCTGAAGAGACAGACTTGTGACTAAATACAAGCAGTGAGTGTGAATGCTCACGTGGCCTCTGGAGTTGCTATGGGAGCCACAGACTGCTAGCTGAGCAGTCATTAGGAGCCAAGTAGAGACTGATGGGACACCTCACTCAGGGCCACAGGAAGATCTCAGCTGTCATGCTTCCCTTCCACATAGCTGAGTTCTTCAAAAACAACAGCAAGAATGCAAGATGAATGGCTGAAGCAACGGGAAGGTGTGCATTTTCCTCTGTTGGAACCCAATTCTTACTTTCCTGCAACATTGAGGTCAGTTATGAAGAACTAAATTCCAGACAAGATTTTGTTCAGATCCTTGGTTCCTTTAAGTTTACCACATCCAGTGTCTACTGTTAGCAAAAAGAGCACTCAAGAGTAATAGTTTATAAGTAGTAGCTTTATCAAAATACGGTCTGACCAATTATTTAATCCCCCCAGACTTGGAGACAGAAGACTTCCTGGGCAATACTGACTCCTAGTTCTGGGAATTTCCTAACACTCCTTTATCCTACTTGAGTTATGTTTTCTAGAAATATGTATATTTCCACAGCTCTCAGTGAATGCCTGTTATATTCTAAGAGAGCGGCATGCATGGCAATGTTCAGTCCTAAGGACTAGAAACCACATTTGGCGTCTTCAGTCACCAACTTTATGACTTTTAGAattttgcagtactgagaattgaatttaggggtgctctaacactgagctacagtcccagctttaaaaaaaaaaaaaaatttgtgataGGGTTTCAgtgagttgcctaggctggccttgaacttgtgattctccagcctcagcctcctaagtagctgggattacaggtgtatgccaccatatcCATCTGTGGCCATGGTATTTGGTGTGTGTTGGAAAACAGCAATATAATCACATAACTGCAAGAAGGTTGGCTTTAAAATAATAAGCCACATAGTGAAAATGTGCAAACTGAGTTGGGCTGATATAAAACAATTACATTAAAagtgggactggggatatacttcagtggtagaatgtgcctggcatgtataaggtcctgagttccatctccagtaccaccaaaaaaaaaaaaaaagctaaaatgttAGCAGTACATCTTCAAAAActtgatataatatatataatcacatataaTATTCTCCACAAATAATTCTAAAAAgctaaaaacatttttcatttcaaataatgaaatagaatttgAAGATCCTAATGAATTGGAACTAACTTTTAAGATGACGTTGATACCGATTGTCAGGGCTGTAGTCAGTGCCTTGTTGGTCTCAGCTTCACTGGCAATTCTATTACAGCAAACTCTGGGGCAGAGGTGACAATTATAAAGCCCTTCCTGGACAACCAGGAATCTTCAGTCTACACAGCGTGAGTCCTGAAAGCCTAGGAAGTATGACTCCACAGGCAGCAAGCACAGACTTGCCAGTATGAGGAAACAGGAAGTCAATGGCCTCTTTTTGTAATTCTCTCTCTGCAGGTGGCTTAATATCACATGCTCAGGTCTGTcccttcttcccatgctccaGTAGTAATAATGCAGTTCTGTCTTCTAAACCTTAATTTGGGTCCAGttactttgtctttttgtttggATTTATCGTCTGTTTTCACAGATTATTTAGTTTACACATTATTTATAGAGTTTACCcagggaggaaaataaaaacaagttgatATAGCACCTGTGAACACTCAGATTATATCAGATTGCTAAGAAGACATTTGATAGCTTCAAAATGATCTCTTGTCTTAAGGTCTAGAAGAGGATCGAACATTCAGACTACATTGCCATGAGCAAAGACCCAGTAACTCCGATGACAGCCTGCCTGGCAGGTTAATGACCTGGGACTGAGTGGAGACTACAGAAGGAGCCATTGAGGTTAGAATATTGCTCTTCCCACCATCTTACCCTATCTTACTCCAGGTAGCTGTGGAGAAACTAATTCAAGCCAGTTTGGTCACACAGGATTCCtgggcttgtttttgtttttattggatgTGATAGAAATCACAAAGGATCAGTTACTTCCTGACCACTTTATTATGAAAGCTAGCTGCAGGTCAAAAAAATTTGCCTTCCTGTAAACATTCATTAGCCTGCAGGCACACAACCTCAGTGTTCACTTCTTGAGGAACCACAGCTCATTCTTTCAGCTCCTCTGAAAGGGGTATCTATCTAGTCACATGTGACAATGTTTCATCCGTGATTGAAAATTCCCACATAAACAGGTAATTTCATTGGGGATGGTTTAATGATAGTTTTCTATTGTTATTAGGTATACTtctataaagaagaatttaacTATATGCACATTAACTAAACCCATTCCCTTACAAACACAGCCCATACTGAAAATAGTATATAGGCTCaattctcttgatttttaaaactgaagaattAGTGTCATAGCTATTTTAGTTGTGataacttttgaatatttttctgttttaagaatgGTAATAGActctagaatttttttagttgtagatggatacaatatctttatttatttattataatgtagtgctgaggatcaaacccagtgcttcacatgcactaggcaagtgctctaccactgagctacaaccccagccatagACTCTAGAATTTTTATAGATTAATGTGTTTCTATGGATCatgattattatgattatttggGGGGGCTCAAATGGCATACCTATGGCTCCTGGGAGCCCATTTAAAGATATCcttttgacaaaattttattaatttttttgtgtgggtCGTACTAGGGATGGGAGCCAAGGGtattcactgagctacatctcaagccCTTTTTATGTTACCAAgcatggcctcaaacttgtgatctctcctgtctcagcctcctgagttgttggcattgcaggtgggcaccactgtgcCTTTCCCAcaattccattaattttttaGAGCTTCTGTGCTTTCTGGCCCACACTGTTCCTCCCCTGCCCATGACATGGAAGAGAAATTTCTTCCAGGGACTCTGGTTATGAGGACTGGTGTTTGTGACCAACATAGGGACTTCACACACTCATGCTGCCAGAGGGACACTGCTTCTTGGCCATTTAAGTACAGAGCACCATAagggatttattatttttttaatcacaagtTCATATTGATATTTCTACTTTAATTCTAATGAGGtatttctacttaatttttttggttttataattGAATCTCTTCTTATGCTGAATGACATTTTCCTCATAATAGACATTTCATACTTGCTTGCCTACTTGACctaggaaaatatttcataatgacaTTAACATATTGCCTCAAACAGGGAAACTACTGAATAGAAGTTCaaaaaagcttttcagttttgTCCTTGAACACATCTCCCAGGTCTGTGAGCTTAAAGTCACTGTTCACTTGAAGCTGTCTTTTCCTGTTATGGAAGCACTTAACCAGAATGGAGTTTAGGAGGacactttgtttttactttcactATAAAGACTTTTGCATTCTAGCAGCTGCTAATTCTTAGAAGGTAGCACTTTGGGCTATCGGGGGTTGGAGGCCACTCTGCCAATGACCTTTGAGGTGGTCAGCCCTCTGAACAATTTCATTATGTGTTTCACATCTCTACCCTGTCAGCCCACCCCAGTGAGTTCTGACTAAATGATCAATTCTGCATTTTGCCACTGAATTTCTAATACATTAGAAcctaggtattttaatttttgaaacttGTTCTCAAAGATAATCCTGTGAAAGTTTTATCTCATGccttttttgatttacagttcataTCCAACCTCTCTTAAATGCCAGACTCTGCATTTTTACCCACAGTTTACACTGtataaattcaaataattctCTTGATCTTGTATGAGTCAGTGTTTTCCTACAGGGGGATTTCATGAGATGTATAATATCTTGAGATGCCACATGTTAAGCAAAGGAgacatatataaacacaaaacCTTAAGATTTTGTCTGAAATCTCCACTCTTAAGTCAAAtgcagatttttctttatttaggtaCTTTCTAGCACAATTAAACATCCTCCAAAGGATGCTTCTGGGGAGAAACCCTCCTGGTCAGTTTACCTGGATGAAGTTCCACAATGAGACACACAAGGGGACAGCTACCATTCCAACTGGTGACATGGGAAAAAATAGCCCCCTTTTGAAACTCTAACTGGTTCTATTTATAATACATGAATCCTTCTCATGTAAATATATTGACAAATAGGCCCAAGTAAACTGGGaagattttaaattgaattggCCAAAATAGGGAACTTTGAAAATTCCCAAATTAGTTTATTTGAGTGCATACTTAGAAAAAGTTGGTTTTAGAACCAGACAGAATGAGTAGGAGGCTTATTT
Above is a genomic segment from Urocitellus parryii isolate mUroPar1 chromosome 8, mUroPar1.hap1, whole genome shotgun sequence containing:
- the Mpc1 gene encoding mitochondrial pyruvate carrier 1, whose protein sequence is MAGALVRKAADYVRSKDFRDYLMSTHFWGPVANWGLPIAAINDMKKSPEIISGRMTFALCCYSLTFMRFAYKVQPRNWLLFACHATNEVAQLIQGGRLIRYEMTKKASA